The Lysinibacillus pakistanensis genome includes a window with the following:
- a CDS encoding YidC/Oxa1 family membrane protein insertase, producing the protein MLELLTQPLTILLEAFFHFTGSYVFAIVLLTVLTRLILLYPNFKSFKSQQVVTQTTQGNKEQLLALQTKLSQAKTDEERKEYQLQMSRLMMENFSGMKTGCLTALIQFPILTGLYLTISKNNAIMHESLLWFNLGSADIFMAAVAGLAMMIQMYLSFKLAENSNPQMKMMIGIMPVMIVFSSLFMPSAIPFYWTVSSIWMIVQTIAFNQYKPKLTS; encoded by the coding sequence ATGCTTGAATTATTAACACAACCATTGACAATTTTGTTAGAGGCTTTTTTTCATTTTACAGGGAGCTATGTTTTTGCAATCGTACTTCTGACGGTGCTAACACGTTTAATTTTACTGTATCCAAATTTCAAGTCTTTTAAATCTCAACAGGTGGTTACACAAACTACCCAAGGGAATAAGGAGCAATTATTAGCGCTACAAACAAAGTTAAGCCAAGCTAAAACAGATGAAGAACGTAAAGAGTATCAATTGCAAATGTCTCGATTAATGATGGAAAACTTTTCAGGAATGAAAACGGGATGTCTAACAGCGCTTATACAATTTCCGATTTTAACTGGCTTGTATTTAACCATTTCTAAAAACAATGCTATTATGCATGAGAGCTTACTATGGTTTAATCTTGGTTCTGCAGATATTTTTATGGCGGCTGTTGCAGGTTTAGCGATGATGATTCAAATGTATTTATCATTTAAGCTAGCAGAAAATAGTAATCCACAAATGAAAATGATGATAGGGATCATGCCTGTTATGATAGTATTCTCATCTCTATTCATGCCGTCAGCCATCCCATTCTATTGGACCGTGTCCTCTATTTGGATGATTGTACAAACAATTGCGTTTAATCAATACAAACCTAAACTAACTTCATAA
- a CDS encoding MBL fold metallo-hydrolase, with protein MMNVRSYSLGPVQTNCYIVSNKEKECLIFDPGEEAQRIIKAIRSNGLTPLAIFLTHAHFDHIGAVDAVREAFNIPVWIHEKEVSWLGDPSKNGSSKYAALPDYIVAAPDEENIIKEERLFEINNFAFKAIFTPGHSPGSISYIFENDGFAIVGDTLFEQGVGRTDLIGGSTKVLLASIHDKLLTLPEDMIVYPGHGNYTTVGAEMEANPFLNGF; from the coding sequence ATGATGAACGTACGAAGTTATTCACTTGGACCCGTCCAAACGAATTGTTATATCGTATCGAATAAAGAGAAGGAATGCTTAATATTTGATCCTGGAGAGGAAGCACAGCGAATAATTAAAGCCATACGCAGTAATGGTTTAACACCATTGGCTATTTTTTTAACACATGCACATTTTGATCATATTGGTGCAGTAGATGCTGTCCGGGAAGCTTTTAATATTCCCGTTTGGATTCATGAAAAGGAAGTTAGCTGGTTAGGGGATCCATCAAAGAATGGCTCTAGCAAATATGCTGCTTTACCAGATTATATTGTGGCGGCACCAGATGAAGAAAATATAATTAAAGAAGAGCGTCTATTTGAAATAAATAATTTCGCTTTCAAAGCAATTTTTACACCAGGACATTCACCTGGCAGTATTTCGTATATATTTGAAAATGATGGCTTTGCTATTGTAGGAGATACGCTATTTGAACAAGGTGTGGGAAGAACTGATCTAATTGGTGGTTCAACTAAGGTGCTTTTGGCATCCATCCATGATAAATTATTAACGTTACCAGAGGATATGATTGTTTATCCAGGCCATGGCAATTACACGACGGTTGGAGCAGAGATGGAAGCAAACCCATTTTTAAATGGATTTTAA
- a CDS encoding DUF2759 domain-containing protein has product MNLLMVIFGLVAIFAVIGTFQAIKEKNLLSVVFNLLSAVVFGWFVIMTIVHSGYPPKLH; this is encoded by the coding sequence ATGAACTTATTAATGGTTATTTTTGGTCTAGTAGCTATTTTTGCTGTAATTGGTACATTCCAAGCAATTAAAGAAAAGAACCTTTTAAGTGTTGTTTTCAACTTATTAAGTGCTGTAGTATTCGGTTGGTTCGTCATTATGACAATCGTTCATAGCGGTTACCCACCAAAATTACACTAA
- a CDS encoding LTA synthase family protein, whose translation MKSIKWPKHSFMILAIVATWIKTVIVYHTSFEMKIENAMQQFILFINPLSFLLFAYGLALFFKSTKAKNRYIITVSVLLSIVLYGNVAFYRFYNDFITLPVLFQTNNFSDLGTSVAAIVNPWDLLYFVDVLILILANKYLPRMKEAVKVNVEFRRAFFVLAIAMSFLNLGLAETERPQLLTRSFDRELLVKNIGTYNYHLYDIYIQSKSSAQRALADGSELVEVNNYIRSNQAAINPEMFGKYKGRNLIVVSMESLQNFVINNQMDGHEITPFLNSLTKDKDTFYFSNFYHQTGLGKTSDSEFILENSLFGLGRGAVFFTHGGNTYNSMADRLGENGYFTNVMHPNNKSFWNRDIMYQSLNIDKFYDIESYTIGEGEAVNWGMKDIPFVEQSAALMKDMPQPFYSRLITLTNHYPFTLDPDDIMIPEYTSNSGTLNRYFQTVRYMDEALKDFFQSLKDQGVYDNSIIVMYGDHYGISENHNKAMAQYLGKESITPFDNAILQEVPLFIHIPGAGDGKEMTEVAGQMDLRPTILHLLGVETSKDMQMGADLFSPEHEDFVIFRDGRFITDKYVYAGEACYDKATGEEIDSEPCQPYADRATMELENSDAIINGDLLRFYDEKTGNLKQEAVK comes from the coding sequence ATGAAATCAATTAAGTGGCCTAAACATTCATTTATGATACTAGCAATTGTAGCAACTTGGATAAAAACGGTCATTGTTTATCACACAAGTTTTGAGATGAAAATTGAAAATGCGATGCAACAATTTATCTTGTTTATTAATCCATTAAGTTTCTTACTCTTTGCTTATGGATTAGCATTATTCTTTAAATCAACAAAGGCTAAAAACCGATATATTATTACTGTCAGTGTTCTTTTATCAATTGTCTTATATGGAAATGTGGCATTCTATCGTTTCTACAATGACTTTATTACATTACCGGTATTATTCCAGACAAATAATTTCAGTGATTTAGGAACTTCTGTAGCAGCAATTGTAAACCCATGGGATCTGTTGTATTTTGTTGATGTACTTATTCTAATTTTAGCTAATAAATATCTACCTAGAATGAAAGAAGCAGTAAAAGTTAACGTGGAATTCCGTCGTGCGTTCTTCGTTTTAGCGATTGCTATGTCTTTCTTAAACTTAGGACTAGCAGAAACAGAGCGCCCACAACTGTTAACACGTAGCTTTGACCGCGAGTTACTTGTGAAAAACATTGGTACGTACAACTATCACTTATATGATATTTATATTCAATCAAAATCATCTGCTCAACGTGCATTAGCGGATGGTAGTGAACTAGTAGAAGTGAATAACTATATTCGCTCTAACCAGGCAGCCATAAACCCTGAAATGTTTGGTAAATACAAAGGGCGTAACTTAATTGTTGTGTCAATGGAATCTTTACAAAACTTCGTCATTAATAATCAGATGGATGGTCATGAAATTACACCGTTCTTAAATTCTTTAACAAAAGATAAAGATACTTTTTATTTCAGTAATTTCTATCACCAAACAGGCTTAGGTAAAACGTCTGACTCAGAGTTTATCTTAGAAAACTCATTGTTCGGCCTAGGTCGTGGTGCTGTATTCTTCACACATGGTGGAAATACGTACAACTCAATGGCAGATCGTCTTGGAGAAAACGGCTACTTTACAAATGTCATGCATCCAAATAATAAATCATTCTGGAACCGTGATATCATGTATCAATCTTTAAATATCGATAAATTCTATGATATAGAATCATATACTATTGGCGAAGGGGAAGCTGTTAACTGGGGAATGAAAGATATCCCATTCGTAGAGCAATCTGCAGCATTAATGAAAGATATGCCACAGCCATTCTATTCTCGACTAATTACATTAACGAACCATTATCCGTTCACATTGGATCCAGATGATATCATGATACCTGAATATACTTCAAATTCAGGTACATTAAATCGCTACTTCCAAACAGTTCGTTATATGGATGAAGCACTGAAAGACTTCTTCCAAAGTTTAAAAGATCAAGGTGTATATGATAACTCTATTATCGTGATGTATGGTGACCATTACGGTATTTCAGAAAACCATAACAAGGCGATGGCCCAGTATTTAGGAAAAGAAAGCATCACACCATTTGATAATGCAATACTACAAGAAGTACCTTTATTCATCCATATCCCTGGAGCTGGGGATGGTAAAGAAATGACTGAGGTAGCTGGACAAATGGATTTACGTCCAACAATCTTACACCTTCTTGGCGTTGAAACATCAAAAGATATGCAAATGGGCGCAGATCTATTCTCACCAGAGCATGAAGACTTTGTTATATTCCGCGATGGTCGATTTATAACAGATAAATATGTTTATGCTGGAGAAGCTTGCTATGACAAAGCTACTGGTGAAGAGATTGATAGCGAGCCATGTCAGCCATACGCTGATCGTGCTACAATGGAATTAGAAAATTCCGATGCTATCATTAACGGGGATTTGCTTCGATTCTATGATGAAAAGACTGGTAATTTGAAACAAGAAGCTGTGAAATAA
- a CDS encoding YqgQ family protein has protein sequence MDKMLDIYELLKTYGTYIYTRDPIGDLMLMEDEIRELYKANVLDSKDYQMALLLIRQETTKLRMKENNQS, from the coding sequence ATGGATAAAATGTTAGATATTTATGAATTATTGAAAACATACGGCACTTATATTTACACACGTGATCCTATTGGAGATTTGATGCTAATGGAGGATGAAATTCGTGAGTTGTATAAAGCAAATGTGCTAGATAGTAAAGATTACCAAATGGCATTGTTACTAATTCGACAAGAAACTACAAAACTTCGTATGAAAGAAAATAATCAATCTTGA
- a CDS encoding 5-formyltetrahydrofolate cyclo-ligase encodes MDKSTLRNRVKEALATMSEEAYLEQSLAIVKKVLQEPYIIEAKTIGITISNKPEVDTIDLIDELWKLGKKVAVPKCNPKTREMTFYVINSFEQLETVYMHLREPIPEKCEFVDANEMNVLLVPGVAFDQYGYRIGYGGGYYDRYVLNYKKGKLMSLLFDEQLVDRVPTEAHDCPVDIIVTPTIRIDCVAQRGAN; translated from the coding sequence ATGGATAAATCAACATTGCGAAACAGGGTAAAGGAAGCGCTTGCAACTATGAGTGAGGAAGCTTATCTTGAGCAGTCTTTAGCTATAGTAAAAAAAGTGCTACAGGAACCATATATAATAGAAGCAAAAACGATTGGTATTACCATTTCCAATAAACCAGAAGTCGACACAATTGATCTGATAGACGAATTATGGAAGCTTGGTAAAAAAGTTGCTGTTCCAAAATGTAACCCAAAAACAAGAGAAATGACATTTTACGTTATTAATTCTTTTGAACAGCTTGAAACTGTATATATGCATTTACGTGAGCCAATTCCAGAAAAATGTGAGTTTGTTGACGCAAATGAGATGAATGTCCTACTTGTTCCAGGTGTTGCTTTTGACCAATATGGCTATCGAATAGGCTACGGCGGTGGTTATTATGACCGCTATGTATTAAACTATAAAAAGGGTAAGCTCATGTCATTGCTATTTGATGAACAGCTAGTTGATCGTGTTCCTACAGAAGCACATGATTGCCCAGTTGATATCATTGTGACGCCCACAATACGTATAGATTGTGTTGCACAACGAGGAGCGAATTAA
- the rpmG gene encoding 50S ribosomal protein L33, protein MRVNITLACTDCGERNYISKKNKRNNPERLELKKYCSREKKYTLHRETK, encoded by the coding sequence ATGCGCGTAAACATTACTTTAGCTTGCACAGATTGCGGCGAACGTAACTACATTTCTAAAAAGAACAAGCGTAACAATCCAGAGCGTCTTGAACTTAAAAAATATTGCTCTCGCGAGAAGAAATACACTCTTCACCGTGAAACTAAGTAA
- a CDS encoding anthranilate synthase component II has translation MILLIDNYDSFTYNLYQQISILGKQVTVVRNDELTVADIESMRPEAIILSPGPGTPVDAGITVEVVEELYKKFPILGICLGHQAIGQAFGSNIVQAKNIMHGKLSTLQYEKAGLFAQLEDEVEVMRYHSLIIERCTLHEDFKILATASDDGEIMAMQHKNYPLFGLQFHPESIGTEEGGLMMQAFLDHIS, from the coding sequence ATGATTCTACTAATCGATAACTACGATTCTTTCACTTATAATCTATATCAGCAAATATCAATACTTGGAAAGCAAGTAACAGTAGTACGTAATGACGAGCTGACTGTAGCTGATATTGAAAGCATGCGGCCAGAGGCGATTATTTTATCCCCTGGTCCAGGAACACCAGTAGATGCAGGTATAACAGTGGAAGTAGTAGAAGAGCTTTATAAAAAGTTTCCGATTTTAGGTATTTGTCTTGGACACCAAGCTATTGGTCAGGCTTTCGGAAGCAATATTGTGCAGGCTAAAAATATTATGCATGGTAAGCTATCTACACTTCAATATGAAAAAGCGGGATTATTTGCACAATTAGAAGATGAAGTTGAGGTCATGCGCTATCATTCGCTTATTATTGAGAGGTGTACTCTACATGAGGACTTTAAAATTTTAGCTACCGCAAGTGATGATGGCGAAATTATGGCAATGCAGCACAAAAATTATCCGCTTTTTGGTCTGCAATTCCATCCAGAATCCATCGGGACAGAAGAGGGTGGTCTTATGATGCAAGCCTTCTTAGATCATATTTCATAA
- the trpE gene encoding anthranilate synthase component I, producing MTVELRTYTMKVLQGDMMTPISVYQSLEGKHKMLFESSAKHEESGRYSFIAVNPIAELFGDRDGYTFTKDLHIEKGSENVLAKLKQVMPFHQEHYPFAFFGGAIGFFGYETAFYTERIGEYLQDDLEMPDVHIFFYDTFIVFDHLKQEITLAAIDLFADGRSLEEMEEEITRIEEQLYAGATFKEMQLGELNFKPIIAKEQFIALVERAKKHILKGDIFQIVLSQRFTSSFTGNPFALYRQLRTSNPSPYMFYMDYGTYTILGTSPESLVKVKDRKVTTNPIAGTKPRGQTEDQDNAIAEGLLNDEKEIAEHRMLVDLGRNDLGRISKIGTVKLVKYMNIERYKHVMHIVSEVIGELREDVHVLDVLRACLPAGTVSGAPKIRAMQLVNELEPVKRGVYAGAVGYISTTGDMDLALAIRTMIIKDQSAHVQAGAGIVYDSVPLSEYEETLNKARALLEVKK from the coding sequence ATGACAGTTGAGCTTAGAACGTATACCATGAAGGTATTGCAAGGGGATATGATGACGCCAATTTCCGTTTATCAATCACTTGAAGGAAAGCATAAAATGCTATTCGAATCATCTGCCAAGCATGAGGAGAGTGGTCGATACTCATTTATTGCCGTTAACCCAATTGCAGAATTATTTGGCGATAGGGATGGTTATACTTTTACTAAAGATCTTCATATCGAAAAGGGAAGCGAGAATGTACTTGCAAAATTAAAGCAGGTAATGCCGTTCCATCAAGAGCACTATCCTTTTGCCTTTTTTGGGGGCGCCATTGGTTTCTTTGGATATGAAACTGCTTTTTATACTGAGAGAATAGGTGAATACTTACAGGATGATTTAGAAATGCCGGACGTCCATATCTTTTTCTATGATACATTTATTGTGTTTGATCATTTAAAGCAGGAGATTACATTGGCGGCTATTGATTTATTTGCTGACGGGCGTTCCCTTGAGGAAATGGAAGAGGAGATTACCCGGATTGAAGAGCAGCTATACGCTGGAGCGACGTTTAAAGAGATGCAGCTTGGAGAGCTAAATTTCAAGCCGATAATTGCAAAAGAACAATTTATCGCATTAGTTGAACGTGCGAAAAAGCATATTCTTAAGGGTGATATATTCCAAATTGTTTTATCCCAACGCTTCACCTCATCCTTTACTGGAAATCCATTTGCCTTATATCGTCAATTACGCACATCTAATCCCTCGCCTTATATGTTCTATATGGACTATGGAACGTACACTATTTTGGGAACATCCCCAGAAAGTTTAGTGAAGGTAAAAGATCGTAAAGTAACGACAAACCCAATCGCGGGCACAAAGCCTAGAGGTCAAACAGAGGACCAGGATAATGCTATTGCAGAGGGCTTATTAAATGATGAAAAAGAAATTGCTGAACATCGGATGTTAGTAGATTTAGGTCGAAATGATTTAGGTCGAATTTCGAAAATTGGAACTGTAAAGCTTGTAAAGTATATGAATATTGAACGCTATAAGCATGTTATGCATATCGTGTCAGAGGTTATCGGAGAATTACGTGAGGATGTGCATGTTTTAGATGTTCTCCGTGCCTGTCTGCCAGCAGGTACAGTATCAGGTGCACCGAAAATTCGTGCTATGCAGCTTGTCAATGAGCTAGAGCCTGTGAAGCGTGGTGTCTACGCTGGAGCAGTTGGTTATATTTCTACAACCGGGGATATGGATTTGGCACTGGCCATTCGTACGATGATTATTAAGGATCAAAGTGCTCATGTTCAGGCTGGCGCAGGTATTGTGTATGACTCTGTACCATTGTCTGAATACGAGGAAACATTGAATAAAGCACGCGCACTATTGGAGGTAAAAAAATGA
- a CDS encoding mechanosensitive ion channel family protein — translation MDLLKWLIPPSVTILTWMDVIIAIALCGIGWLFQYFVIKKIINRIVVFLENRQRNFQATVLAQFNKAIRYAFMASVIVISLSYLIDVPLFTHKASKNFVLSIIVFFAFKGVYDVLNFYTKQPLPLNGEEEANVLLPFFLRIGKVLIMIFAMFTIASFWDFNLNGFLTGIGLTGVAIAFGIRDTLAHVFGGMSVALDNPFKIGDWIATEDQKIEGTIEDINLRSTLIQTGDKGLVYVPNSYLVNRPIYNLSRREKRKCEHFLYVSTENEEESIRGALSAIQKEIYLHNKTEKEMIHVFIDEFYPSYYRVLVRFYVASNDTAVMLDVRQDILFAIRQIVEELQIVLINPTDEEWFGTKK, via the coding sequence ATGGATTTATTGAAATGGTTAATACCACCCAGTGTTACAATTCTAACGTGGATGGATGTAATTATAGCCATCGCTCTCTGTGGTATTGGATGGCTCTTTCAGTATTTTGTTATAAAGAAAATTATTAATCGTATTGTTGTATTTTTAGAAAATCGACAGCGTAATTTTCAGGCAACGGTGCTGGCACAATTTAATAAAGCGATTCGCTACGCATTTATGGCTTCCGTTATTGTAATCAGCTTATCCTATTTGATAGATGTGCCATTATTCACACATAAAGCGTCCAAAAACTTTGTGTTGTCGATTATTGTTTTCTTCGCTTTCAAAGGGGTATACGATGTTTTGAACTTTTATACAAAACAACCTTTGCCATTAAATGGTGAAGAGGAAGCGAATGTCCTATTACCGTTTTTTCTTCGTATAGGAAAAGTGCTCATCATGATTTTTGCTATGTTTACCATTGCTTCCTTTTGGGACTTTAACTTAAATGGCTTTTTAACAGGTATTGGTTTAACTGGTGTAGCAATTGCCTTTGGTATTCGTGATACGCTAGCACATGTTTTTGGTGGAATGTCAGTGGCTTTGGATAACCCCTTTAAAATTGGCGATTGGATTGCAACAGAGGACCAAAAAATTGAGGGAACCATTGAGGATATTAATCTTCGCAGTACGTTGATTCAAACAGGTGATAAAGGACTTGTATATGTACCGAACTCTTATTTGGTCAATCGTCCAATCTATAATTTATCAAGACGAGAAAAACGAAAATGTGAGCATTTTTTATATGTTTCTACTGAAAATGAGGAAGAATCCATACGAGGTGCCTTAAGTGCCATTCAAAAAGAAATTTATTTGCATAATAAGACTGAAAAGGAAATGATTCATGTCTTTATCGATGAATTTTATCCTAGCTATTACCGTGTCCTTGTACGTTTTTATGTGGCAAGCAATGACACGGCTGTCATGCTAGATGTACGTCAGGATATTTTATTTGCAATTCGTCAAATCGTTGAGGAACTACAAATTGTATTAATAAATCCAACAGATGAAGAATGGTTTGGGACTAAAAAATAA
- the phoU gene encoding phosphate signaling complex protein PhoU gives MVVRERFEQELKEVQAQFVEIATSSINALKLAFQALIEQDLEKSLKILEDDLVINRLEEAINDHVILLIAKQQPVATDLRRLMVLVKAASDMERVGDYAVNIAKETIRIGKEPLVFSTTNLQTMCNKTVEMLESVIKAFTEEDTVHAKEIAELDDYIDDLYGATITLLLRAGAENPSHISQITHLTFVCRHLERSADHATNIAEHLFYLVKGKHYELNN, from the coding sequence ATGGTCGTACGTGAACGTTTTGAGCAGGAATTAAAAGAAGTGCAGGCGCAATTTGTTGAGATTGCTACGAGTAGCATCAATGCTTTAAAGCTAGCATTTCAAGCATTAATAGAGCAAGATTTAGAAAAATCCCTAAAAATTCTTGAAGATGATTTAGTGATTAATCGACTTGAGGAAGCCATTAATGATCATGTGATATTGTTGATTGCCAAGCAGCAGCCTGTAGCTACTGATTTACGTCGTCTTATGGTATTAGTGAAGGCTGCCTCTGATATGGAACGAGTAGGCGATTATGCAGTTAATATTGCCAAAGAGACAATCCGCATTGGAAAAGAGCCGTTAGTCTTTTCTACTACGAATTTACAAACGATGTGTAATAAAACAGTAGAGATGCTAGAGAGTGTTATTAAAGCCTTTACTGAGGAAGATACGGTTCATGCTAAAGAAATTGCAGAATTAGATGATTATATCGATGATTTATATGGCGCAACAATCACTCTTTTACTTCGTGCAGGAGCTGAAAATCCATCTCATATTTCCCAAATCACACACCTAACCTTTGTGTGCCGACATTTAGAGCGCTCAGCGGATCATGCCACAAATATTGCTGAACACTTATTTTACTTAGTAAAAGGCAAACATTATGAATTAAATAATTAA
- the pstB gene encoding phosphate ABC transporter ATP-binding protein PstB gives MVLDFQEEKSVVKSIQTASKLSADVAKNIVYDTRNLNLWYGDHHGLKDVNLSIYENEVTAIIGPSGCGKSTYLKTLNRMVELVPIVRTSGEIVYRERNILDKSYTVEELRTRVGMVFQKPNPFPKSIYDNIAYGPRIHGIKNKKILDEIVEKSLRGAAIWDEVKDRLNQNAYGLSGGQQQRICIARCLAIEPDVILMDEPTSALDPISTLKVEELVQELKKDYSIVIVTHNMQQAARISDRTAFFLSGEVVEYDKTDVIFQTPADQRTEDYISGRFG, from the coding sequence ATGGTACTAGATTTTCAAGAGGAAAAATCAGTTGTCAAATCGATTCAAACGGCTTCTAAGCTTTCGGCTGATGTGGCTAAAAATATAGTATATGATACACGTAATTTAAACTTATGGTATGGAGATCATCATGGCTTAAAAGATGTCAATTTAAGCATCTATGAAAATGAAGTAACTGCTATTATTGGTCCTTCAGGTTGTGGTAAATCTACGTATTTAAAAACGTTAAATCGAATGGTAGAACTAGTGCCAATCGTACGCACATCTGGAGAAATTGTCTATCGTGAACGAAATATTTTAGACAAAAGCTATACAGTTGAGGAATTACGTACTCGTGTAGGGATGGTATTCCAGAAGCCAAACCCATTCCCTAAATCTATTTATGATAATATTGCCTACGGTCCGCGCATCCACGGTATTAAAAATAAAAAGATTCTTGACGAAATTGTTGAAAAATCATTACGAGGTGCGGCGATTTGGGATGAGGTAAAGGATCGTTTAAATCAAAATGCATATGGCTTATCGGGAGGTCAGCAACAGCGTATTTGTATTGCTCGTTGTTTAGCGATTGAACCAGATGTTATTTTAATGGATGAGCCTACATCCGCACTTGACCCTATTTCGACATTAAAAGTGGAGGAACTTGTTCAAGAGCTGAAAAAGGATTACTCAATTGTCATCGTTACACATAATATGCAGCAAGCGGCACGAATTTCTGATCGTACAGCATTTTTCTTAAGTGGAGAGGTTGTTGAATACGATAAAACAGACGTTATCTTCCAGACACCTGCAGATCAACGTACTGAAGATTATATATCCGGTCGTTTCGGTTAA
- the pstA gene encoding phosphate ABC transporter permease PstA, giving the protein MRYINDTVVMKRMTKRISANKVWKILFFLATTFALVTLAILLYRIVTQGIDYLNIDFLTNFASRFADKAGIKAALVGSLWLMAVVAPVSIILGVGTAIYLEEYAKKNRLNDFIRMNISNLAGVPSIVFGLLGLTIFVRMMELGKSILAAGFTMSLLILPVIIVAAQEAIRAVPNEQREASYGMGATKWQTILRVVLPAAIPGILTGSILALSRAIGETAPLVVIGIPVILQFLPNGLLSQFTALPMQIYDWAKRPQEAFQYVAAAGILVLMSVLLLMNSIAIFIRNKFQKRY; this is encoded by the coding sequence ATGCGCTATATCAATGACACAGTTGTCATGAAACGAATGACAAAGCGTATTTCAGCCAATAAAGTCTGGAAGATCTTATTTTTCTTAGCAACTACCTTTGCACTCGTGACGCTAGCCATTTTGCTTTACCGTATCGTGACACAGGGCATAGACTATTTAAATATTGATTTTTTAACAAACTTTGCATCTCGTTTCGCTGATAAGGCGGGTATTAAAGCGGCTCTTGTAGGTTCCCTTTGGTTAATGGCAGTTGTTGCACCAGTATCCATTATTTTGGGAGTAGGAACAGCTATTTATTTAGAAGAATATGCAAAGAAAAATAGGCTAAACGACTTTATTCGAATGAATATCTCCAATTTAGCAGGTGTGCCTTCCATTGTTTTTGGTTTATTAGGGTTAACAATTTTCGTTCGTATGATGGAATTAGGAAAAAGTATTTTAGCAGCAGGATTTACAATGAGCTTATTAATATTGCCAGTAATCATTGTGGCAGCACAGGAGGCAATCCGCGCAGTGCCTAATGAGCAACGTGAAGCTTCATATGGAATGGGTGCAACAAAATGGCAAACGATTTTACGAGTTGTTCTTCCAGCAGCTATTCCAGGAATTTTAACAGGGAGTATTTTAGCCTTATCTCGTGCCATAGGTGAAACAGCACCACTTGTTGTTATTGGAATTCCTGTTATTTTGCAATTTTTACCAAATGGTTTATTGAGTCAATTTACTGCGTTACCAATGCAAATTTATGATTGGGCAAAACGTCCACAAGAGGCTTTTCAATATGTTGCGGCAGCCGGTATTTTAGTCTTGATGTCAGTGCTTTTATTGATGAACTCTATTGCAATCTTTATTCGAAATAAATTCCAAAAACGTTATTAA